Part of the Kangiella geojedonensis genome is shown below.
CTTTTATAAATCGCGTTGGCAAGGCGGAACCGTCGATCAGCAGTGGGATCGCCTTGCTGAGATCATCGAAGATTATGACCCGAAAAGTATTGGTATTAATGTTAGTGAAGAGTGGGCTTTAGCAGACGGATTAACTCAAGGCCTACATCAAAAACTACTCAAGCATTTACCAGAAAAATACCAAAAGCGATTGGTCAGTTCTGAAGAGCTGGTGATTCGCTGGATGGAGACGCGCACAGCACCGGAGTTAGAGGTATATCCGCAAATCGTGAAAGTGGCGAGGGGTGTTATCGACGAAGCGTTTTCCAATAAAGTGATTACACCGGGCGTGACGACGGATCAAGATGTTGCTTGGTATATTCGAGAACGGTTTGAGGAACTTGGTGTAAAACCGTGGTTCCAGCCCTATGTCACCATTCAACGACGAGGTGATGAAAACGAGCCTAACTCACCATTTTTTGGGAAGGGTAATCGAACGATCGAACCCGGTGACATTATTCATACCGATGTTGGCTTGTGTTATTTAAAACTTTGTACTGATACGCAGGAAATGGGCTATGTGGCCAAGTTTGGTGAATATGAAGTACCGCAAGGCTTAGTCAAAGCTTTAAAAGTAGGCAATCAGTGGCAGGATATCCTGACTGCGGAATTTAAAAACGGCAGAACGGGAAATGACATTTTAACTGCGACACATAAGGCATCAAAGCGTCAAGGCATTAACTCTAGCACTTATACTCACCCTCTGGGTTTTGTGGGACATGCAATAGGGCCAACCATCGGTATGTGGGATAATCAAGGGCCAACGCCTGTGAAAGGTGACTGGAAACTGTATCCAAATACAGGTTATGCCATCGAAGGTAATGTCAAAGTCAGCTTGCCTGAGTGGAATAATCAGCTGATCCAGATCATGCTGGAGCAATCCGCCGTGTTTGATGGTGAGCAGGTTATTTATCTGGGTGGACGCCAAACTGAGTGGCACTTTGTCCGTTAATCTGTAGAGCGAGAACTAAAAAGGCAGCTTTAAGCTGCCTTTTGTTTTTTAGAGATATGAATTGTCTTCCAGACTTTAGCTATGAGCAAGCCATCAGCATCCATGATATCAACTTCAAACACGGGCTCGATTTTGTCCTGAGTGCGTAGCTGTTCTTTAAAGTCACTGACCTGCTGTTCACTGACTTTAAACTCAGCAAACACATCTTTGCGTCCAGGCTTAATAAACTTAATTTCTGCTTTTTTGTCCCACACCACATAGTCACGTCCCATCTTGTGCAAAAGTAGGAGCATGTAAAAAGGGTCAGTCATGGAAAACAGTGAACCACCGTAGTGGGTATTGACGTAATTACGGTTAAACCAGTATTTGCGTAAACGAGCTTTAGCAAACGACCAGTCTTCCGCAAGTTCGATGACGCGGATACCAGCGCCCCAAAGAGGTGGCCATAAGTTGAGTACGCGCTTAAGAGTTTTGGGTTTTAGTGTCTTCATCAGTATCGTTATTGTTGTGGGTATTAGCTTTCTTTGGTGAGTATGCTCGCGCAAATATCAACCCTAGCTCAAAGAGAATCCACATGGGAATTGCCAGTAACACCTGTGAAAT
Proteins encoded:
- a CDS encoding DUF4442 domain-containing protein — protein: MKTLKPKTLKRVLNLWPPLWGAGIRVIELAEDWSFAKARLRKYWFNRNYVNTHYGGSLFSMTDPFYMLLLLHKMGRDYVVWDKKAEIKFIKPGRKDVFAEFKVSEQQVSDFKEQLRTQDKIEPVFEVDIMDADGLLIAKVWKTIHISKKQKAA
- a CDS encoding M24 family metallopeptidase — encoded protein: MSKWVNLGVVAVLGLSLLTTNAEEYRQGVEITETPKVLSHRDRVEPVNRILKHRLDHLLPRLMKESDLDMWLVINREYGEDALFYTLVPEPTFAARRTTLLVFAKKANTVERFSVSRYDIGDFYKSRWQGGTVDQQWDRLAEIIEDYDPKSIGINVSEEWALADGLTQGLHQKLLKHLPEKYQKRLVSSEELVIRWMETRTAPELEVYPQIVKVARGVIDEAFSNKVITPGVTTDQDVAWYIRERFEELGVKPWFQPYVTIQRRGDENEPNSPFFGKGNRTIEPGDIIHTDVGLCYLKLCTDTQEMGYVAKFGEYEVPQGLVKALKVGNQWQDILTAEFKNGRTGNDILTATHKASKRQGINSSTYTHPLGFVGHAIGPTIGMWDNQGPTPVKGDWKLYPNTGYAIEGNVKVSLPEWNNQLIQIMLEQSAVFDGEQVIYLGGRQTEWHFVR